One genomic segment of Thioclava sp. GXIMD2076 includes these proteins:
- a CDS encoding ABC transporter ATP-binding protein — MFDTTPTDTPALSVSGLSLSYGGVKALEDVSVTVPEGRIIGLIGPNGSGKSSFINVISGAYQGAYEGEVRIGGREMRGIPANRRAKAGLGRIFQGIRLFDTLTIEQNILLGGHIHYGSGFAGSILRTPQARRELARQRERAYEIMALFGDRLLPRAGQQVLSLSYANRRRVEIARALMSAPELLLLDEPMAGMNPHETEELTDQLRALNDTRKISMLLVEHKMQVISELCDSTYVLSSGKIITHGPVARIQADERVVEAFLG, encoded by the coding sequence ATGTTTGACACTACTCCCACAGACACTCCTGCGCTGAGCGTCTCCGGCCTCTCGCTGTCCTATGGCGGGGTGAAGGCGCTCGAGGATGTGAGCGTGACGGTGCCCGAAGGCCGCATCATCGGGTTGATCGGACCGAACGGCTCGGGGAAATCGTCTTTTATCAACGTGATTTCAGGGGCCTATCAGGGCGCCTATGAGGGTGAGGTGCGGATCGGCGGGCGCGAGATGCGCGGCATCCCCGCCAATCGCCGCGCCAAGGCGGGGCTGGGGCGCATCTTTCAGGGGATCCGGCTCTTCGATACACTGACGATCGAGCAGAATATCCTGCTGGGCGGCCATATCCATTACGGTTCGGGCTTTGCCGGCAGCATCCTGCGCACCCCGCAGGCACGGCGCGAACTGGCCCGCCAGCGCGAGCGCGCCTACGAGATCATGGCGCTTTTCGGGGACCGGCTCTTGCCACGCGCGGGCCAGCAGGTTCTGTCACTCTCCTACGCCAATCGCCGGCGGGTCGAGATCGCGCGCGCGCTGATGTCGGCGCCCGAACTTCTCCTGCTCGATGAGCCGATGGCGGGGATGAATCCGCATGAGACCGAGGAGCTGACCGACCAGCTGCGTGCGCTCAATGACACCCGAAAAATCTCGATGCTCCTCGTCGAGCACAAGATGCAGGTGATCAGCGAGCTCTGCGACAGCACCTATGTGCTCAGCAGCGGCAAGATCATCACCCATGGGCCGGTGGCCCGGATCCAAGCAGATGAACGCGTGGTGGAGGCATTCCTTGGCTAA
- a CDS encoding helix-turn-helix transcriptional regulator has protein sequence MPHPGPLLARTPADIGHAIRAARKARGLTQTQLATLSNVGQATISKLESGAVVPTLETVFDILAVLDLELHVTPRSRSGDLEDLF, from the coding sequence ATGCCCCATCCCGGTCCCTTATTGGCCCGCACGCCCGCCGATATCGGTCATGCGATCCGCGCTGCCCGCAAGGCGCGCGGCCTGACACAAACCCAGCTCGCAACTCTGAGCAATGTCGGACAGGCCACGATCTCCAAGCTGGAAAGCGGGGCGGTGGTGCCGACGCTGGAGACGGTTTTCGATATTCTGGCGGTGCTGGATCTGGAGCTGCATGTCACCCCCCGTAGCCGCTCGGGCGATCTCGAGGACCTGTTCTGA
- the mmsB gene encoding 3-hydroxyisobutyrate dehydrogenase — protein MEDQTIAFIGLGNMGGAMSSNLVKAGYKVTGYDPAQGARAQAEANGVALADSAVEAVAGADIILTMLPDASFVRDVWAEILPHAKKGALIADSSTIDVMSAREIHQMAAQAGLQSVDAPVSGGVAGAQAAKLTFMLGGSEEALARIEPVLAVMGQKSVRCGEAGSGQAAKICNNMILGVNIVAVSEAFALAEKLGLSAQAMFDVASGSTGQCWALTSYCPVPGIVPTAPSNNDYKPGAAATMLLKDLRLAQEAAGSVSANTPLGTHVTEIYEKFVEAGFGGEDFSAIIKSLR, from the coding sequence ATGGAAGATCAAACTATCGCATTCATCGGTCTGGGGAATATGGGCGGCGCGATGTCATCCAATCTGGTGAAGGCCGGCTACAAGGTAACGGGCTACGATCCCGCACAAGGCGCGCGGGCACAGGCCGAAGCGAATGGCGTGGCTCTGGCTGACAGCGCAGTCGAGGCGGTGGCTGGTGCCGACATCATCCTGACCATGTTGCCCGATGCCTCTTTCGTGCGCGACGTCTGGGCCGAGATCCTGCCCCATGCCAAGAAGGGTGCGCTGATCGCCGATAGCTCGACTATCGACGTGATGAGCGCACGCGAGATCCACCAGATGGCGGCTCAGGCGGGTCTGCAAAGCGTCGATGCGCCGGTCTCGGGCGGTGTTGCCGGTGCACAGGCGGCCAAGCTGACCTTCATGCTGGGCGGCTCCGAGGAGGCGCTCGCGCGGATCGAGCCGGTGCTGGCCGTTATGGGCCAGAAATCGGTGCGCTGCGGCGAGGCGGGCTCGGGGCAGGCGGCCAAGATCTGCAACAACATGATCTTGGGTGTGAATATCGTCGCCGTCTCCGAAGCCTTCGCGCTGGCCGAGAAGCTGGGTCTTTCGGCACAGGCGATGTTCGATGTGGCTTCGGGATCGACGGGCCAGTGCTGGGCGCTGACGAGCTATTGCCCCGTGCCGGGCATCGTGCCGACCGCGCCGTCGAACAACGATTACAAACCTGGGGCTGCGGCGACCATGTTGCTCAAGGATCTGCGTCTGGCCCAGGAGGCGGCAGGGTCGGTCTCGGCCAACACCCCGCTGGGGACGCATGTGACCGAAATCTACGAGAAATTCGTCGAAGCCGGATTTGGTGGCGAGGATTTCTCGGCCATCATCAAATCCCTGCGCTAA
- a CDS encoding GntP family permease has protein sequence MSVLIVLAALAGLIITAYRGHSVILFAPIFAMAAVVLTLPAAVAPAYSSLFMAKMAGFVQSYFPVFLLGAIFGKLMEVSGFAHSIVQAMIRFFGAQRSIAVIALTATLLTYGGVSVFVVVFAIYPFGAAAFRAAGIPKRLLPATIALGAMTYPIDALPGSPQIQNIIPTTFFGTTSWAAPVLGFSGAAFIFLLGWQYLEHLRRKAQAAGEGYGAHDDADPAASHDTALFHPLIAIAPLVLVGVVNFVLTRWLPVIYGENFSLQLPGMAKATEVAVKSNLGIWSVMAGMIVAILFVLVVARRPLAGRFTETSKPAIAGALLATMNTASEFGFGAIIAALPGFVVVANALGAIPNPLLNEAVTINILSGITGSAAAGLSIALGSMADQFVAAANASGIPMEVLHRVAAMAAGGMDTLPHNGAIITLLAVTGMTHREAYGPIFVMTVLKTLASFLVIALFYATGWV, from the coding sequence ATGAGCGTCCTGATCGTATTGGCGGCCCTGGCCGGACTGATCATCACGGCCTATCGCGGCCATAGCGTCATCCTGTTTGCACCTATCTTCGCGATGGCGGCGGTTGTTCTGACCCTGCCTGCCGCCGTGGCCCCCGCCTATTCGAGCCTCTTCATGGCAAAGATGGCGGGCTTCGTGCAGAGCTATTTTCCGGTCTTCCTGCTCGGCGCGATCTTCGGCAAACTCATGGAAGTATCGGGCTTCGCACACTCCATCGTGCAGGCAATGATCCGGTTTTTCGGCGCGCAGCGTTCGATTGCGGTGATCGCGCTGACGGCGACACTGCTGACCTATGGCGGTGTATCGGTCTTTGTGGTGGTCTTCGCGATCTACCCGTTCGGCGCGGCGGCCTTCCGTGCGGCGGGCATCCCCAAGCGGCTTTTGCCCGCAACCATCGCGCTTGGCGCAATGACCTATCCCATCGATGCACTCCCCGGCTCGCCGCAGATCCAGAACATCATCCCCACCACCTTTTTCGGCACTACCAGCTGGGCGGCACCGGTGCTGGGGTTCTCGGGAGCTGCGTTCATCTTCCTGCTGGGCTGGCAATATCTGGAACATCTCCGCCGCAAGGCGCAGGCGGCGGGCGAGGGCTACGGCGCACATGACGATGCCGATCCGGCTGCGTCTCACGATACGGCATTGTTCCATCCGTTGATCGCAATCGCGCCTCTGGTGCTGGTGGGTGTCGTGAATTTCGTCCTGACGCGCTGGCTACCGGTGATTTACGGCGAGAACTTCAGTCTCCAGCTTCCGGGTATGGCGAAGGCCACAGAGGTCGCGGTCAAGTCAAACCTCGGCATCTGGTCGGTGATGGCAGGAATGATCGTGGCGATCCTCTTCGTGCTGGTGGTCGCACGCCGCCCGCTTGCGGGGCGTTTCACCGAAACAAGCAAACCGGCCATCGCGGGCGCGCTTCTGGCAACGATGAACACGGCGTCCGAATTCGGCTTCGGAGCGATCATCGCAGCGCTTCCGGGCTTTGTGGTGGTGGCCAACGCACTTGGCGCGATTCCCAATCCGCTTCTGAACGAGGCGGTGACGATCAATATCCTGTCGGGGATCACGGGCTCTGCAGCGGCGGGTCTGAGCATTGCACTCGGATCGATGGCCGACCAGTTCGTGGCGGCGGCCAATGCCTCGGGCATCCCGATGGAGGTTCTGCACCGGGTCGCCGCGATGGCTGCGGGGGGTATGGATACCCTTCCGCATAACGGAGCGATCATTACATTGCTGGCGGTCACGGGGATGACCCACCGCGAGGCTTATGGTCCGATCTTCGTGATGACAGTTCTGAAGACGTTGGCCTCCTTCCTTGTTATCGCGCTCTTCTACGCCACCGGTTGGGTATAA
- a CDS encoding rhodanese-like domain-containing protein: MTYPGPVVSADWLKDHLADPNVVIVDGTVHLADTGRNAKEEYAAAHIPGALFFDLDIIADPDNPRPRKIPSRARFIDEVGKLGIAAGQHIVVYDVPGLYSAARVWWLFRQFGYDNVSVLDGGMVAWKAAGGALETGVIERSATVFAPGESRDLLALAPDVLERSNAGQQIIDARTAGRWAGTETDRYPGARAGHIPNSLNLYWANLLDPQARTFLPDAEIDAKFREAGLDLDQPVTISCGSGLTACILALALHRLGRDDWQVYDGSWDEWGRNHDLPVAVKGEVQ, translated from the coding sequence ATGACATATCCCGGCCCCGTGGTCAGTGCGGACTGGCTGAAAGACCATCTTGCCGATCCGAATGTGGTGATCGTCGATGGCACCGTGCATCTGGCCGATACCGGTCGCAACGCCAAGGAGGAATATGCCGCCGCGCATATTCCCGGTGCGCTGTTCTTCGATCTCGATATCATTGCCGATCCCGATAATCCGCGCCCGCGCAAGATCCCGAGCCGTGCGCGCTTCATCGACGAGGTCGGCAAGCTGGGCATAGCCGCGGGCCAGCATATCGTCGTCTACGATGTGCCCGGGCTCTATAGCGCAGCGCGTGTGTGGTGGCTGTTCCGCCAGTTCGGCTATGACAATGTCTCGGTGCTCGATGGCGGCATGGTGGCATGGAAGGCCGCAGGTGGCGCGCTCGAGACGGGCGTGATCGAACGCTCCGCGACGGTCTTCGCACCGGGGGAGAGCCGCGACCTTCTGGCACTGGCGCCCGATGTTCTTGAGCGGTCCAACGCGGGCCAGCAGATCATCGATGCCCGCACCGCAGGGCGATGGGCCGGCACCGAGACCGACCGCTATCCGGGCGCACGGGCGGGCCATATCCCCAATAGCCTCAATCTCTACTGGGCCAATCTTCTGGACCCGCAGGCGCGCACTTTCCTGCCTGACGCAGAGATTGACGCGAAGTTCCGCGAGGCGGGGCTGGATCTGGATCAGCCGGTCACGATTTCCTGCGGCTCGGGGTTGACCGCCTGCATTCTGGCGCTCGCTCTGCACCGTCTGGGCCGCGATGACTGGCAGGTCTATGACGGCAGCTGGGACGAATGGGGCCGCAACCATGATCTGCCGGTTGCCGTGAAGGGAGAGGTGCAATGA
- a CDS encoding SDR family oxidoreductase has product MGKKWTIVTGAGSGMGQAFARRFIAAGWGVLAMDLSSEGLAALSPQDGLITAVVDVADRAAVARAIKEAGIGPDLHAAVTAAGIFPPTTLADYTEEKFTKIMSVNVLGTLNVAAEAISVMQSHGTKGAIVTISSADAFTASTGQLVYSASKAAVVSLTRVLAATVAASDITVNGIAPGWVNTPGNAATGRMVGAEKHIPLGRVAQPDEIGQWVWTLASREGAPFVTGETIKVTGGELMS; this is encoded by the coding sequence ATGGGTAAGAAGTGGACTATCGTCACAGGCGCGGGCAGTGGCATGGGGCAGGCCTTTGCGCGGCGCTTTATCGCGGCGGGTTGGGGGGTTCTGGCGATGGACCTCTCATCAGAGGGTCTGGCCGCGCTCTCCCCGCAGGACGGTCTGATCACCGCCGTCGTCGATGTGGCCGATCGTGCCGCAGTGGCGCGGGCGATCAAGGAGGCAGGCATCGGGCCCGATCTGCATGCCGCCGTGACCGCCGCCGGGATCTTCCCGCCCACCACGCTGGCGGATTACACCGAAGAGAAATTCACAAAGATCATGAGTGTCAATGTATTGGGGACATTGAACGTGGCGGCCGAAGCGATTTCGGTAATGCAGTCCCATGGCACGAAAGGGGCGATCGTCACCATCAGTTCGGCGGATGCGTTTACCGCCTCGACCGGGCAGCTGGTCTATAGCGCCTCCAAGGCCGCGGTAGTGTCGCTGACGCGGGTTCTGGCGGCAACTGTGGCGGCCTCGGATATCACCGTCAACGGGATCGCGCCGGGTTGGGTCAATACCCCCGGCAATGCCGCGACCGGTCGGATGGTGGGGGCGGAGAAACATATCCCGCTCGGGCGCGTGGCCCAGCCCGACGAGATCGGCCAATGGGTCTGGACTCTGGCCAGCCGCGAGGGCGCTCCCTTCGTCACGGGCGAAACGATCAAGGTCACCGGCGGCGAGCTGATGAGCTGA
- a CDS encoding metalloregulator ArsR/SmtB family transcription factor, giving the protein MTKVHPRNMVFHRMAEISRALGNPHRLVLLQLVSQGERSVERLAELTGLSIANTSQHLQSLKRNALVVGQRKGKHVHYRLASDQILSVLQSLSVLAEQSSATLREVLSDYFRNLDALEPVSRDELQMRLQDGAVTVLDARPEDEYALGHLPGALSVPDETIEAILAKLPRDQEIVAYCRGTYCVSSFRLVAKLRAMGYNIRRLEEGFAEWQAAGFDVERHATS; this is encoded by the coding sequence ATGACGAAGGTCCATCCGCGGAATATGGTGTTCCACCGCATGGCGGAGATTTCCCGTGCCTTGGGCAATCCGCACCGGCTGGTGCTGTTGCAACTGGTCTCGCAAGGAGAGCGCAGCGTGGAAAGGCTGGCCGAACTGACGGGCCTGTCTATCGCCAATACCTCCCAGCATCTGCAATCGCTCAAGCGTAACGCTCTGGTCGTTGGGCAGCGCAAGGGCAAGCATGTGCATTACCGCCTGGCCAGCGACCAGATCCTGAGCGTGCTGCAATCGCTCTCGGTGCTGGCCGAGCAAAGCAGCGCGACCCTGCGCGAAGTTTTGTCGGATTACTTCCGCAATCTGGATGCGCTGGAACCCGTCTCGCGCGATGAATTGCAGATGCGGCTGCAGGACGGGGCGGTGACGGTGCTCGATGCCCGTCCGGAAGACGAATACGCCCTCGGTCATCTGCCCGGCGCGCTGAGCGTGCCCGACGAGACAATCGAGGCAATACTGGCAAAGCTGCCCCGCGATCAGGAAATCGTCGCCTATTGCCGCGGCACCTATTGCGTGTCGTCATTCCGGCTGGTGGCAAAGCTCAGGGCGATGGGGTACAACATTCGCCGTCTCGAGGAAGGCTTTGCCGAATGGCAGGCCGCAGGCTTCGATGTGGAGCGCCACGCCACGTCCTAG
- a CDS encoding sulfurtransferase → MSNTIVSVEELAAHPEWRVFDCTHSMSDPQAGHAAYLESHIPNALHAQMETVLSGPRSGSNGRNPLPDPHVFADWLGQAGLRSDDQVVCYDRGGNAAAARMWWMLRWIGFERVAVLDGGMQAWQAAGLPLTSEVPEFAPTTVSAQPDNTRIVDLEAVKASLESGDFVTVDARGAEKYHGINETTDPRGGHIPGALNRPFSQNTDASGLFKSPEALREEWQAVLGDRPMAQVVASCGSGVSAAHNLLSLELAGLKGVRLYPGSWSEWSSHPDLPAETE, encoded by the coding sequence ATGAGCAATACGATTGTATCGGTGGAGGAGCTTGCCGCCCATCCCGAATGGCGCGTCTTCGATTGCACCCATTCGATGAGCGACCCGCAAGCCGGCCACGCCGCCTATCTCGAGAGCCACATCCCCAATGCGCTGCATGCGCAGATGGAGACCGTTCTGTCGGGGCCGCGGAGCGGGAGCAATGGCCGCAACCCTTTGCCCGACCCGCATGTTTTTGCGGATTGGCTGGGGCAGGCGGGGCTGCGCAGCGATGATCAGGTGGTCTGCTATGACCGTGGCGGCAATGCCGCCGCCGCCCGCATGTGGTGGATGCTGCGCTGGATCGGCTTCGAGAGGGTTGCCGTGCTGGATGGCGGGATGCAGGCATGGCAGGCGGCGGGGCTCCCTCTGACCTCCGAGGTGCCGGAATTCGCGCCGACCACGGTAAGCGCGCAACCCGATAACACCCGCATTGTCGATCTTGAGGCGGTGAAAGCCAGCCTCGAAAGCGGTGATTTTGTCACCGTTGATGCGCGCGGGGCCGAGAAATATCACGGGATCAATGAGACCACCGATCCGCGTGGCGGGCATATTCCGGGGGCGCTGAACCGGCCGTTCTCGCAAAATACCGATGCTTCGGGGCTTTTCAAATCGCCCGAGGCGCTGCGGGAGGAATGGCAGGCCGTGTTGGGCGATCGCCCGATGGCGCAGGTGGTTGCGAGCTGCGGTTCGGGGGTGAGTGCGGCGCATAACCTCCTGTCGTTGGAACTTGCGGGCCTGAAGGGCGTGCGGCTTTACCCTGGCTCGTGGAGCGAGTGGAGCAGTCATCCCGATCTTCCGGCCGAAACCGAATAA
- a CDS encoding ABC transporter ATP-binding protein — protein sequence MANFQTAEAVSDVPLLELDNVSVNYGRFRALSNVGYRIYPGQIVALLGGNASGKSTSMKTISGTTDVTEGRILWKGEAVTADKTPKRMSRGIGVVPEGRRMFASLTVLENLQLGAWAGAKRGASTRDIEKVVELFPPLAKLLHRPSGVLSGGEQQMVAFGRALIRNPELVIMDEPSMGLAPALVKRVFEIIEEIRARGVAVFIVEQNARAALKVADYAYVLAAGNVVLEGAPSVVADAPMMTEAYLGKRS from the coding sequence TTGGCTAATTTCCAGACTGCAGAGGCCGTCTCGGACGTGCCGCTACTCGAGCTTGACAATGTCAGCGTGAATTATGGCCGCTTCCGCGCGCTGAGCAATGTCGGCTACCGCATCTATCCCGGTCAGATCGTGGCGCTTCTGGGGGGCAATGCCTCCGGAAAATCCACCTCCATGAAAACTATCTCGGGCACCACCGATGTGACCGAGGGGCGCATCCTGTGGAAGGGCGAGGCGGTGACCGCCGACAAGACCCCAAAACGTATGTCACGCGGGATCGGCGTTGTGCCCGAGGGCCGGCGGATGTTCGCCTCGCTCACCGTGCTGGAAAACCTCCAGTTGGGTGCATGGGCGGGCGCAAAACGCGGCGCCTCGACCCGCGATATCGAGAAGGTGGTCGAGCTGTTTCCGCCGCTTGCCAAGCTCCTGCACCGCCCATCGGGAGTGCTCTCGGGCGGCGAGCAGCAGATGGTGGCCTTCGGGCGCGCGCTGATCCGCAACCCCGAGCTGGTGATCATGGACGAGCCCTCCATGGGGCTGGCGCCCGCGCTGGTCAAACGTGTCTTCGAGATTATCGAGGAGATCCGTGCCCGCGGGGTAGCGGTCTTTATCGTCGAACAGAATGCCCGCGCGGCGCTGAAGGTCGCCGATTACGCCTATGTGCTGGCCGCAGGAAATGTCGTGCTGGAAGGCGCCCCTTCGGTCGTGGCGGATGCCCCGATGATGACCGAAGCCTATCTTGGAAAACGGAGTTAA
- a CDS encoding carboxymuconolactone decarboxylase family protein produces the protein MSQWTDMLKGIQKDSALLKDANPTIIEAFNAVREAGHKNDAIDAKTRELIAIGVAVALHCEGCIASHVYQAKRAGATAEEVAAAAGTAMLIGIGSAYTKSIDVMRAYEEF, from the coding sequence ATGTCGCAATGGACCGATATGCTCAAGGGCATCCAGAAAGACTCGGCGCTTCTGAAGGACGCCAATCCGACAATCATCGAGGCCTTCAACGCCGTGCGCGAGGCAGGCCACAAGAATGACGCGATCGACGCCAAGACCCGCGAACTGATCGCGATCGGCGTGGCGGTGGCGCTGCATTGCGAGGGCTGCATCGCCTCGCATGTCTATCAGGCCAAGCGCGCGGGTGCGACAGCCGAGGAGGTTGCGGCAGCTGCCGGCACCGCCATGCTGATCGGGATCGGCTCCGCCTATACCAAGAGCATCGACGTGATGCGCGCCTACGAGGAATTCTGA
- a CDS encoding type II toxin-antitoxin system HipA family toxin, with the protein MGRKRHFVPLDVYLNGRQVGQLARAASGAVYFAYGHDWLDWEHSFPVSLSLPLREGRYSGAVVLAVFDNLLPDYEPIRRRVAERVGAQGADTYGLLSAIGRDCVGALQFLPEGEAPQALDRLSGTVLDEAQIAARLRDLDLAPLGLRAESGFRISIAGAQEKTALLYQNGQWIEPDGTTPTTHILKPQIGRLPNGMDLSDSVENEHLCLTLLEAFGLSVAQTRIARFEDQKVLVVERFDRRWARDGRLLRLPQEDMCQALSIPPSRKYQNEGGPGIAEIMALLRGSDQPLQDRLDFFRANVLFWLMGATDGHAKNFSLALAPGGRFRMTPLYDVLSVQPGVDSRQIERKEFRLAMRWGGSNNYRVQDIVGRHIIETGLASGLSREMIASLCEELRDRAEGAIARSYDALPEEVPERILDSIASAMTARLKGLV; encoded by the coding sequence ATGGGGCGCAAACGCCATTTCGTGCCGCTCGATGTCTATCTCAACGGGCGTCAGGTGGGCCAGCTTGCCCGCGCCGCAAGCGGAGCGGTGTATTTTGCTTATGGCCATGACTGGCTCGATTGGGAGCATAGCTTTCCGGTCTCGCTCTCGCTGCCGCTCCGCGAGGGCCGCTATAGTGGTGCGGTGGTGCTGGCGGTGTTCGACAACCTGCTGCCCGATTACGAGCCGATCCGTCGCCGTGTGGCCGAGCGGGTGGGGGCGCAGGGCGCCGATACCTACGGGCTTTTGTCGGCCATCGGGCGCGATTGCGTAGGGGCGTTGCAGTTTCTGCCCGAGGGCGAGGCGCCGCAGGCGCTCGACCGGCTCAGCGGCACCGTGCTGGACGAGGCGCAGATCGCCGCCCGTCTGCGCGATCTGGATCTCGCCCCACTGGGGCTGCGCGCTGAAAGCGGCTTCCGCATCTCGATTGCGGGTGCGCAGGAAAAGACGGCGCTCCTGTACCAGAACGGGCAATGGATCGAGCCCGATGGCACCACGCCCACGACCCATATCCTCAAGCCCCAGATCGGACGCCTGCCCAACGGAATGGACCTGTCGGACAGCGTCGAGAACGAGCATCTGTGCCTGACCCTTCTGGAGGCTTTCGGGCTGTCGGTGGCCCAGACGCGGATCGCGCGGTTCGAGGACCAGAAGGTGCTGGTGGTCGAGCGTTTCGACAGGCGTTGGGCGCGGGACGGGCGGCTGTTGCGGCTGCCGCAGGAGGATATGTGCCAGGCGCTGTCCATCCCGCCCTCGCGCAAATACCAGAACGAGGGCGGGCCGGGCATCGCCGAGATCATGGCGCTTTTGCGCGGCAGCGACCAGCCGCTACAGGACCGGCTGGATTTCTTCAGGGCCAATGTGCTCTTCTGGCTGATGGGCGCGACCGATGGGCATGCCAAGAATTTCAGCCTCGCGCTGGCACCGGGCGGGCGCTTCCGGATGACCCCGCTCTATGATGTGCTGAGCGTGCAGCCGGGTGTGGACAGCCGCCAGATCGAGCGCAAGGAGTTCCGGCTGGCCATGCGCTGGGGCGGGTCCAACAATTATCGCGTCCAGGATATTGTCGGACGCCATATCATCGAGACGGGACTGGCCTCGGGCCTCTCGCGCGAGATGATCGCAAGCCTGTGCGAAGAGCTGCGGGACAGGGCCGAAGGCGCCATCGCACGCAGCTACGACGCGCTGCCCGAGGAGGTGCCAGAACGCATTCTCGACAGTATCGCTTCGGCGATGACCGCGCGGCTGAAGGGGCTGGTCTGA
- a CDS encoding NAD(P)/FAD-dependent oxidoreductase — MMDKKPQRICVIGSGVTGLVAIRELLAEGYEVQAFEKSGDVIGVWANVYDSVQLLTSRKATAFKGYPMPEDTAQFPTGQQYRDYIRSVAKKAGLLPHIRFNCEVVSAEPVEKGAKGWQITLGDGTRQHFDAVVAAHGHLWSPRIPQVEGRFTGKMMHTSQYRSPQDMEGESVLVVGSGNSACDMVTDAIASGRQAYMSLNRPTWFVPQSFFGTPRADLTFPAHFPGASGDEMNHLMVKMSVGEPQSYGFPQPADEDWSARPPTFSTLVPYWAQRGRVKPVPKIARFEGRQVTFVDGSTLQVDTLIWATGYLAPVPFLPEGLLDYIGDFPARKVGGLLAANLDNLYFSGMCSPRGGAPNNYGRGAETLAKLVTARFRLGASLCETVFADEAPTGRMDWMLAHWVAELEAAEARLVQACAAAPAPVEEALVD, encoded by the coding sequence ATGATGGACAAGAAACCGCAACGTATCTGTGTGATCGGCTCTGGCGTGACCGGTCTCGTGGCGATCCGCGAGCTGCTGGCCGAGGGCTACGAGGTGCAGGCGTTCGAGAAATCGGGTGATGTGATCGGGGTCTGGGCGAATGTCTACGACTCTGTGCAGTTGCTGACCTCGCGCAAGGCCACCGCCTTCAAGGGCTATCCGATGCCCGAGGACACGGCGCAATTCCCTACAGGCCAGCAATATCGCGACTATATCCGCTCGGTCGCCAAGAAGGCCGGCCTGCTGCCGCATATCCGCTTCAATTGCGAGGTCGTCTCGGCCGAGCCGGTCGAGAAGGGCGCTAAAGGCTGGCAGATCACGCTGGGCGATGGCACACGCCAGCATTTCGATGCGGTGGTGGCGGCGCATGGCCATCTGTGGTCGCCGCGCATCCCGCAGGTGGAGGGCCGCTTTACCGGCAAGATGATGCATACCTCGCAGTATCGCAGCCCGCAGGATATGGAGGGCGAGAGCGTGCTGGTGGTGGGCTCGGGCAATTCGGCCTGTGATATGGTCACCGATGCCATCGCCTCGGGGCGGCAGGCCTATATGTCGCTCAACCGGCCCACATGGTTCGTGCCGCAATCCTTCTTCGGCACGCCGCGCGCCGATCTGACATTCCCCGCGCATTTCCCCGGTGCCTCGGGCGACGAGATGAACCATCTGATGGTGAAAATGTCGGTGGGCGAGCCGCAATCCTATGGCTTCCCGCAGCCCGCCGACGAGGACTGGAGCGCGCGGCCCCCGACCTTCTCCACGCTGGTTCCCTATTGGGCGCAGCGCGGGCGGGTGAAGCCTGTGCCCAAGATCGCGCGGTTCGAGGGCAGGCAGGTGACCTTCGTCGATGGTAGCACGCTGCAGGTCGACACGCTGATCTGGGCGACCGGCTATCTGGCCCCCGTGCCCTTCCTGCCCGAAGGGCTTCTGGACTATATCGGCGATTTCCCGGCCCGTAAGGTGGGCGGGCTTCTGGCGGCCAATCTGGACAATCTCTATTTCTCCGGCATGTGCAGCCCGCGCGGCGGTGCGCCCAACAATTACGGGCGCGGAGCCGAGACGTTGGCCAAGCTCGTGACCGCACGGTTCCGGCTCGGGGCCTCGCTCTGCGAGACGGTCTTTGCCGATGAGGCGCCGACGGGGCGGATGGACTGGATGCTGGCGCATTGGGTGGCGGAACTCGAGGCCGCCGAGGCCCGCCTTGTGCAGGCCTGCGCCGCGGCCCCCGCCCCTGTCGAAGAGGCGCTTGTCGACTGA